From the Ascochyta rabiei chromosome 14, complete sequence genome, one window contains:
- a CDS encoding Autophagy protein 5, translated as MGSRDVASRLRESVWNGSIPLEVRLHNEDCRTFDKSDPYLIQFPRLSYLGLLVRNLHTFFSPNLIYPDVSSTDLWLSYEGVPLKWHYPLGLLYDLYSGAEPAYPSDVSSPLSPSHRTESSEDEHRSLPWKLTVHFSNYPAEQLVRLDIEDKVMHDLFRNSVKEADYLRNGTGKTVMFLSEKDSTQLWDAVRRHDFSLYNPINQKLLNPQGAALRHLPVRIYLPHAANNSEQKETSPGSLRVVQSLVAPNLPSRKWAMR; from the exons ATGGGCTCAAGAGACGTCGCGAGCAGACTGCGTGAGAGTGTCTGGAATGGTAGTATACCTCTAGAAGTGCGGTTGCATAACGAAGATTGTAGGACCTTCGACAAGTCTGATCCATACTTG ATCCAGTTCCCAAGACTATCCTATCTTGGCCTACTTGTTCGCAATCTGCATACCTTCTTTTCACCAAATTTGATCTATCCTGATGTCTCTTCAACAGACCTGTGGCTATCATACGAAGGTGTACCATTGAAGTGGCACTACCCTCTCGGATTGCTGTACGATCTCTACTCTGGAGCCGAGCCAGCATATCCCTCAGACGTTTCGTCGCCTTTGTCGCCATCCCACAGAACTGAAAGCTCGGAAGACGAGCACCGCAGCCTGCCATGGAAGCTTACAGTCCATTTCTCCAATTATCCAGCGGAGCAGCTCGTTCGGCTTGACATCGAGGACAAAGTCATGCACGATCTATTCAGAAACAGCGTCAAGGAAGCCGACTATCTACGTAACGGAACTGGGAAGACCGTCATGTTTCTGAGTGAGAAAGATAGCACACAACTCTGGGACGCAGTCAGGCGACACGACTTCTCGCTGTACAACCCTATCAACCAGAAGCTATTAAACCCTCAAGGAGCTGCACTACGACACCTGCCTGTACGCATATATCTCCCACATGCTGCGAATAACAGCGAGCAAAAGGAAACTAGTCCTGGTAGTTTGAGAGTTGTACAAAGTCTGGTCGCGCCGAATCTCCCATCGCGTAAGTGGGCAATGCGGTGA
- a CDS encoding AP-3 complex subunit delta, with the protein MFEKSLYDLIRGLRNHKGSEREYIADSIKECRQEIRSNDMDLKSTALMKLTYLEMFGHDMSWASFNVLEVMSSPKFRHKRTGYLAAVQSFRRDTEVLVLAENQLKKDIMLPTPPFISLPLAAIPHVINPSMANSVLSDLIPRLTHSHPQIRKKTVVTLYRLALVYPETLRPAWPKIKDRLLDENEDPSVTAAIVNVVCELGWRRPQDFLPLAPRLFDLLVEGGNNWMAIKLIKLFATLTPLEPRLIKKLLPPLTKIIRETSAMSLLYECISGIIQGGILEAVEGTSEGEEVAKLCVGKLRGMMVIEGDSNLKYVALLAFDKIVGSHPYLVGQQQDVILECIDDPDISIRMRALDLVVGMVNPDNLTAIVGRLMRQLRNAPIATAADEPGNDRFRNTGVVPYADSDDEDAENALPSHEQRSDQPPPLPDDYRANVIRRILEMCSRDTYSNVTDFEWYIDVLTQLVRVSPATKLAAMTEEEEDPEHSDDVGAGIGHELQNVAVRVRSVRHEAVDAAQSLVLVDRRDRMFPASGNGGQGVLEYAGWLVGEYASYLSQPEPVMTSLLHPASLQLSSKTLAVYLQAIPKVFSSMAGNERISWTPERKTLMSLLMARIIHFLEPLSTHPSLEVQERAVEYLELMRLAAEAASGAPTDTEGDFTEPPLLLTQAIPALFSGAELNPVAPGAQRKVPIPDDLDLDTPINPNLHSLLSQAEQDGFEADEDEVYAAYSEPVASYTSSEPTSAPAADRLDAPHKEPASYQNAVEEEYLDADIIARRKAERKERYKDDPFYIDPEGGSGAVTPLSRIVRDGNRDGNDLDIDSIPIMDLDLSTNSRHASSDNIPRARSPRKPVRRVEIMGDETLGPASQDPEREDIVTPKPASTRNKKSLLQVDSSGLGSLSLDDDSTSSNRRLTALEIERKEQEEAEMARALQAVERSRLEMQRATERVDVREEGVVKKKKKKVRKVAVEGDDAQTPQAEAQAAQAAQDDGGGAAPLKKKKKKKTKPEGERGGGVEAEIEGEGEAPDAEQVKKKKKKKRVVIMDEGM; encoded by the exons CTTGAGATGTTCGGCCACGACATGTCCTGGGCAAGCTTCAACGTGCTCGAGGTCATGTCGAGCCCCAAGTTCCGCCACAAGCGCACCGGCTACCTGGCCGCCGTGCAGAGCTTCCGCCGCGACACCGAGGTCCTGGTGCTCGCCGAGAACCAGCTGAAGAAGGACATCATGCTGCCCACGCCGCCCTTCATCTCGCTGCCCCTGGCCGCCATACCGCACGTCATCAACCCAAGCATGGCCAACTCGGTCCTCTCCGACCTCATCCCGCGATTGACGCACTCTCACCCCCAGATTCGCAAGAAGACCGTCGTCACGCTGTACCGACTGGCCCTGGTCTATCCCGAGACCCTGCGACCTGCATGGCCGAAGATTAAAGACCGCCTCCTCGACGAGAATGAGGATCCCAGCGTGACGGCTGCGATTGTAAACGTCGTCTGCGAATTGGGCTGGAGGCGACCACAGGACTTCCTGCCGCTTGCCCCGCGCTTGTTCGACCTTCTGGTCGAGGGAGGAAACAACTGGATGGCTATCAAGCTCATCAAGCTC TTTGCGACATTGACCCCCCTCGAGCCTCGACTGATCAAGAAACTGCTGCCTCCGCTGACCAAGATCATCCGGGAGACATCCGCCATGTCTCTGCTGTATGAATGCATCAGCGGCATAATACAGGGGGGCATCTTGGAAGCCGTCGAAGGCACCTCGGAAGGCGAAGAAGTAGCCAAGTTATGCGTCGGCAAGCTGCGAGGCATGATGGTCATAGAGGGCGACTCCAACT TAAAATACGTGGCGCTACTCGCTTTCGACAAGATTGTTGGCTCGCACCCGTACCTCGTTGGCCAACAACAGGATGTCATACTGGAATGCATCGACGACCCTGACATCTCGATACGAATGCGTGCTCTTGATCTTGTCGTTGGCATGGTCAATCCTGACAACCTCACCGCGATTGTAGGACGCCTCATGCGCCAGCTGCGGAACGCACCCATAGCCACCGCAGCAGACGAGCCAGGGAACGACCGGTTTAGGAATACCGGTGTTGTGCCATACGCCGACTCTGATGATGAGGATGCCGAGAACGCACTTCCTTCGCACGAGCAGAGATCTGACCAGCCACCGCCTTTGCCTGATGACTACAGAGCCAATGTCATTCGAAGGATCTTAGAGATGTGTTCGCGCGACACGTACAGCAACGTCACCGACTTTGAATGGTATATCGATGTGCTTACGCAGCTTGTTCGCGTCTCGCCCGCTACCAAGCTTGCAGCAATGacagaagaggaggaggatccAGAGCACTCTGACGATGTCGGCGCTGGCATTGGACACGAGCTACAGAACGTTGCTGTTCGAGTCCGCAGCGTACGCCACGAAGCTGTAGATGCAGCACAGTCCCTGGTGCTCGTGGACCGCAGAGATCGAATGTTCCCAGCGTCAGGTAATGGTGGACAAGGCGTGCTCGAATATGCTGGCTGGCTCGTCGGTGAATACGCTTCGTACCTCTCACAACCGGAGCCCGTCATGACTTCGCTGCTCCATCCTGCATCTCTCCAGCTCTCTTCAAAGACGCTCGCGGTGTATCTCCAAGCAATACCCAAGGTCTTCTCGAGCATGGCTGGTAACGAGCGGATATCCTGGACGCCAGAACGCAAGACACTAATGTCTCTCCTGATGGCACGCATCATCCACTTCCTCGAGCCGCTCTCCACACACCCCAGCCTTGAGGTTCAGGAACGCGCAGTCGAATATCTCGAGTTGATGCGATTAGCGGCCGAGGCTGCATCTGGAGCACCAACAGATACAGAGGGAGACTTCACTGAACCACCACTCCTGCTGACCCAAGCCATACCTGCGCTGTTCTCCGGCGCCGAACTCAACCCTGTTGCACCGGGCGCCCAGCGCAAAGTCCCCATACCAGACGATCTCGATCTCGACACCCCAATCAACCCGAACTTGCACAGTCTTCTTTCTCAAGCCGAGCAAGACGGTTTCGAAGcagacgaagacgaggtGTACGCTGCTTACAGTGAACCCGTCGCCTCCTACACTAGTTCAGAACCCACCTCTGCTCCAGCAGCCGACCGTCTTGACGCTCCCCATAAAGAGCCCGCGTCTTACCAAAATGCCGTGGAGGAAGAATACCTGGACGCCGACATCATTGCGCGCCGCAAAGCAGAACGCAAAGAACGCTACAAAGACGACCCCTTCTACATCGACCCCGAAGGCGGCAGCGGCGCCGTCACCCCGCTCAGCAGAATCGTCCGCGACGGGAATAGAGACGGCAACGATCTGGATATCGACTCGATACCCATTATGGATCTCGATCTTTCTACAAACAGCAGACACGCATCTTCGGACAACATCCCACGCGCACGTAGCCCACGCAAACCCGTCCGACGGGTTGAAATCATGGGCGACGAGACGCTCGGCCCGGCGTCCCAAGATCCCGAGCGCGAGGACATTGTCACGCCTAAACCCGCATCGACGCGCAATAAGAAATCCCTACTGCAAGTCGACAGTTCAGGCCTCGGCTCGCTGTCTCTCGACGACGACAGCACGAGCAGCAACCGCCGCCTCACCGCGCTAGAAATCGAGCGCaaagagcaagaagaagcagaAATGGCACGCGCGCTACAGGCCGTCGAGCGTTCGCGTTTGGAAATGCAACGCGCGACCGAACGCGTCGACGTCAGGGAGGAGGGCGTAGtcaagaaaaagaagaagaaggtgcGAAAGGTTGCCGTCGAGGGCGACGACGCACAGACTCCTCAGGCGGAAGCGCAGGCCGCGCAGGCCGCGCAGGACGACGGCGGTGGCGCGGCGCCGctcaagaagaagaaaaagaagaagaccAAGCCCGAGGGCGAGCGTGGTGGTGGCGTCGAGGCAGAGATAGAGGGTGAGGGCGAGGCGCCCGACGCGGAGCAAgtcaagaagaagaaaaagaagaagagagtcgTCATCATGGATGAGGGTATGTAG